The genomic DNA GGCTTCCGGCGGATTCGGCATCGGTATCATGGGCATGCGGTTGGGGGGCGCCACGGCCGACCTGAGCGGGGACTGGCTCCTGGCCTGCCTCACCGGCAGCCTGCTCGGAGGAGCCGCAGGCTACGCTGGAAGCCACCTCCATCGCGTGCTGCGCATGCGGCGACCCTGCACAGCTCCTGCCGCGAAGCGTCGCCCCGGCCCGGGTCCGAGCGCGTCCGCGCCGGCGGAGCCCGTACGGCCCGAGGCCGCCGCGGCCAAGAACTCGTGAACGCGCCACAAGGCGACCGACCCTGTCCAGGATGCCGACGATGACCACACCCTCTCCGACGGCCGGCGGAAACCTGCTCGTCGTGGACGACGAGCAGACCGTCCGCGAGCTGCTGCCGACCGCACTGCGCTACGCCGGCTTCACCGTGGACACGGCCGCCACCGGCGAACAGGCCCTGGACAGGGCGGCACAGCACCCACCGGACCTGGTACTGCTCGACGTGATGCTCCCGGACATGGACGGCTTCGAAGTGATTCGACGCCTGCGTGAGCAGCCGAACGCGGCCACGACCGACCGACTGGGCCCTGTTCCCGTCATCTTCCTCACCGCCCGCGAAGCGACGCGGGACAAGGTCAACGGACTTCTGCTCGGCGGAGACGACTACGTCACCAAGCCCTTCGACCTCGAAGAGCTGATAGCCCGGATACAGGCGATTCTGCGGAGGACCAAGGGGAATCCTCACTCGACCTTGAAGATGGCCGACCTCGAGCTCGACCCCGAAGGGCATCAGGTCACCCGGGGAGGCGTGCCCGTCCGCCTTTCGCCGACCGAATTCCGACTGCTGCACTTCCTTCTCTCGAACCCCGGGAGCACGGTGTCCAAGTCACAGATCCTCGAATACGTATGGCGATACGACTTCGGTGGCGACCCCAGCATCGTGGACACCTACATCAGTTACCTGCGGCGCAAGATCGAAAACGGCGGGCCGAAACTCATCCACACCGTCCACGGAATCGGATACGTGATGCGCGGCCCGCGCACGTGAGGGTGCCTTCGGCGGCGTCGCGGATCCGGCGGGCTGTGAACCGGTACTCCCTGCGCGCACGTCTGCTGTTCCTGTCCGCGACGCTGCTCGCGGTCAGTCTGGTGACCAACGCGTTCTTCGTGAGTAACGCGCTGAGCGGGTACCTGATGGAGCAAGCCGACTCCCGGCTCAAGGTCACCACACAGATCTGCGCCCGACTGCCCGCCGCCGTACTGGAAACCTCACAGCGCGCCGAGCGACTTCCCCCGCAATGGAGCCAGTTCAGCAACCCCGTGGTCTTCCACATGGACGATCAGGGCACGATCCTCAACCGAATACCACCACCGGAGAAGCTCCCCCCGGGGGGCGGGCCCGCCCTCCCCACCCTCGACGGTCACTCCGTCGACGCACGGAAGGGCGATCCGTTCACCGTCGACTCACAGAACGGGTCAGGGCGCTGGCGGGTCATGGCCGTGCCCTACACCTCG from Streptomyces sp. NBC_00654 includes the following:
- a CDS encoding response regulator transcription factor; protein product: MPTMTTPSPTAGGNLLVVDDEQTVRELLPTALRYAGFTVDTAATGEQALDRAAQHPPDLVLLDVMLPDMDGFEVIRRLREQPNAATTDRLGPVPVIFLTAREATRDKVNGLLLGGDDYVTKPFDLEELIARIQAILRRTKGNPHSTLKMADLELDPEGHQVTRGGVPVRLSPTEFRLLHFLLSNPGSTVSKSQILEYVWRYDFGGDPSIVDTYISYLRRKIENGGPKLIHTVHGIGYVMRGPRT